Proteins co-encoded in one Zerene cesonia ecotype Mississippi chromosome 3, Zerene_cesonia_1.1, whole genome shotgun sequence genomic window:
- the LOC119837228 gene encoding uncharacterized protein LOC119837228 isoform X1, which translates to MFWSNDHILEFVELYKNERIIWDPKHVSHRNRNEVNEAWDRIRQNMSIDCTVVDLKRKKESLMTAFRTHFKRKRKNPDYQTAWFAFSSLESFLGGRYECDSAHQGETEFYDTNEYDTNHTSDPLQTLISNPSTSERAGTIKQCRPPPRPPIQKHQSQTNLSAKKGITDSTYQHRFSVVDRQDTDECDLYCQLLAKKLRRLDEHQRDVVMHEIDNLLFNAKMESSHVNYTDSTSPVPRKIKSPVFIVTATGNNQFDEENTTYQEQSAT; encoded by the exons ATGTTTTGGTCGAATGACCACATTTTGGAGTTTGTGGAACTATACAAGAATGAAAGAATCATATGGGATCCAAAGCACGTTTCGCATAGGAACAGAAATGAAGTTAACGAAGCGTGGGATCGTATACGACAAAACATGAGTATAGATTGTACTGTTGTTgatttaaaaaggaaaaaagagTCATTGATGACGGCGTTTCGGacacattttaaaagaaagagaaagaaTCCCGACTACCAGACGGCATGGTTTGCCTTTTCGTCACTGGAATCCTTTCTTGGCGGCCGATATGAGTGTGATAGCGCACATCAAGGTGAAACGGAG TTCTATGACACGAATGAATACGATACGAATCACACGAGCGACCCCTTACAAACTCTGATATCGAACCCATCGACTTCCGAACGAGCGGGTACCATAAAACAGTGCAGGCCACCCCCAAGACCACCAATACAGAAGCATCAAAGCCAAACTAATTTAAGCGCAAAGAAAGGAATAACGGATAGTACATATCAACATAGATTTAGCGTTGTTGACAGACAGGACACTGATGAATGTGATTTATATTGTCAATTATTagctaaaaaattaagaaggCTGGACGAGCATCAGCGAGATGTTGTCATGCATGAAATAGACAACTTACTATTTAACGCGAAAATGGAATCGTCGCACGTGAATTACACAGATTCTACATCACCTGTCCCAAGGAAGATAAAATCTCCCGTGTTTATTGTTACCGCTACGGGTAATAACCAGTTTGATGAAGAGAATACAACATACCAAGAGCAAAGTGCTACTTGa
- the LOC119837228 gene encoding uncharacterized protein LOC119837228 isoform X2: MSVIAHIKFYDTNEYDTNHTSDPLQTLISNPSTSERAGTIKQCRPPPRPPIQKHQSQTNLSAKKGITDSTYQHRFSVVDRQDTDECDLYCQLLAKKLRRLDEHQRDVVMHEIDNLLFNAKMESSHVNYTDSTSPVPRKIKSPVFIVTATGNNQFDEENTTYQEQSAT; this comes from the exons ATGAGTGTGATAGCGCACATCAAG TTCTATGACACGAATGAATACGATACGAATCACACGAGCGACCCCTTACAAACTCTGATATCGAACCCATCGACTTCCGAACGAGCGGGTACCATAAAACAGTGCAGGCCACCCCCAAGACCACCAATACAGAAGCATCAAAGCCAAACTAATTTAAGCGCAAAGAAAGGAATAACGGATAGTACATATCAACATAGATTTAGCGTTGTTGACAGACAGGACACTGATGAATGTGATTTATATTGTCAATTATTagctaaaaaattaagaaggCTGGACGAGCATCAGCGAGATGTTGTCATGCATGAAATAGACAACTTACTATTTAACGCGAAAATGGAATCGTCGCACGTGAATTACACAGATTCTACATCACCTGTCCCAAGGAAGATAAAATCTCCCGTGTTTATTGTTACCGCTACGGGTAATAACCAGTTTGATGAAGAGAATACAACATACCAAGAGCAAAGTGCTACTTGa
- the LOC119838495 gene encoding lipid storage droplets surface-binding protein 2 isoform X2 — protein MATEVSTPSLGQLQSVQKVMALPTVEAAVGQVGALYSRVKGAHSLLEWALSTAEASVTLAANTAAPFVAAPLAAGDARVAAALDELEKRVPIVTEQPKVIVETTKQAVLSRITPQLNKVYGARDAAEQRVKSLKELTWVKANALLSTAYGQKAVQGVDSGAVYAMSLLDHYLPPAQDETPAGAEVVAFENDPTLHTVQTVRRLGAVAARRVWANLAARVTQLRANGIELDVRRYIMALLAAIHLAKVTGEQHFREQIMDEKKQQKSAEPAKNVPPTKNETPTSPPTAEIVKSSPEAKSEGDQ, from the exons ATGGCGACAGAAGTAAGCACTCCATCATTGGGACAGTTGCAATCGGTGCAGAAGGTCATGGCACTGCCCACAGTGGAAGCGGCAGTTGGTCAAGTCGGTGCATTATATAGCAGAGTGAAAG GGGCACATTCGCTATTAGAATGGGCGCTATCCACTGCAGAAGCCAGTGTAACCCTAGCAGCGAACACAGCGGCTCCCTTTGTAGCCGCACCACTAGCAGCTGGTGACGCCCGAGTGGCAGCAGCGTTGGATGAGCTGGAGAAACGAGTGCCCATAGTCACTGAGCAGCCAAAAGTTATTGTCGAGACGACAAAGCAAGCAGTATTGTCCAGGATTACCCCGCAGTTGAATAAG GTGTACGGAGCGCGCGACGCGGCCGAACAGCGCGTCAAGTCACTCAAGGAGTTGACCTGGGTGAAGGCCAACGCTCTGCTGTCCACGGCGTACGGACAGAAGGCAGTGCAGGGTGTGGACAGTGGCGCTGTGTACGCTATGAGCCTACTGGATCATTATCTTCCACCAGCACAGGATGAAACGCCCG CTGGTGCCGAAGTGGTAGCCTTCGAGAACGACCCCACACTGCACACGGTGCAGACGGTGCGGCGGCTCGGCGCGGTAGCGGCGCGCCGCGTGTGGGCCAACCTCGCGGCAAGGGTCACGCAGCTGCGGGCCAACG GAATCGAACTAGACGTGCGCCGGTACATAATGGCTCTTCTCGCAGCGATACACCTCGCCAAAGTGACAGGCGAACAGCACTTCAGAGAACAAATAATGGACGAGAAGAAACAACAAAAGTCAGCGGAACCCGCCAAAAACGTCCCCCCCACTAAAAACGAAACTCCCACCTCCCCCCCAACTGCAGAAATTGTGAAGTCATCCCCCGAAGCAAAGTCGGAGGGGGACCAAtga
- the LOC119838495 gene encoding lipid storage droplets surface-binding protein 2 isoform X1: protein MATEVSTPSLGQLQSVQKVMALPTVEAAVGQVGALYSRVKGAHSLLEWALSTAEASVTLAANTAAPFVAAPLAAGDARVAAALDELEKRVPIVTEQPKVIVETTKQAVLSRITPQLNKVNVTNQVYGARDAAEQRVKSLKELTWVKANALLSTAYGQKAVQGVDSGAVYAMSLLDHYLPPAQDETPAGAEVVAFENDPTLHTVQTVRRLGAVAARRVWANLAARVTQLRANGIELDVRRYIMALLAAIHLAKVTGEQHFREQIMDEKKQQKSAEPAKNVPPTKNETPTSPPTAEIVKSSPEAKSEGDQ, encoded by the exons ATGGCGACAGAAGTAAGCACTCCATCATTGGGACAGTTGCAATCGGTGCAGAAGGTCATGGCACTGCCCACAGTGGAAGCGGCAGTTGGTCAAGTCGGTGCATTATATAGCAGAGTGAAAG GGGCACATTCGCTATTAGAATGGGCGCTATCCACTGCAGAAGCCAGTGTAACCCTAGCAGCGAACACAGCGGCTCCCTTTGTAGCCGCACCACTAGCAGCTGGTGACGCCCGAGTGGCAGCAGCGTTGGATGAGCTGGAGAAACGAGTGCCCATAGTCACTGAGCAGCCAAAAGTTATTGTCGAGACGACAAAGCAAGCAGTATTGTCCAGGATTACCCCGCAGTTGAATAAG GTGAATGTCACGAACCAGGTGTACGGAGCGCGCGACGCGGCCGAACAGCGCGTCAAGTCACTCAAGGAGTTGACCTGGGTGAAGGCCAACGCTCTGCTGTCCACGGCGTACGGACAGAAGGCAGTGCAGGGTGTGGACAGTGGCGCTGTGTACGCTATGAGCCTACTGGATCATTATCTTCCACCAGCACAGGATGAAACGCCCG CTGGTGCCGAAGTGGTAGCCTTCGAGAACGACCCCACACTGCACACGGTGCAGACGGTGCGGCGGCTCGGCGCGGTAGCGGCGCGCCGCGTGTGGGCCAACCTCGCGGCAAGGGTCACGCAGCTGCGGGCCAACG GAATCGAACTAGACGTGCGCCGGTACATAATGGCTCTTCTCGCAGCGATACACCTCGCCAAAGTGACAGGCGAACAGCACTTCAGAGAACAAATAATGGACGAGAAGAAACAACAAAAGTCAGCGGAACCCGCCAAAAACGTCCCCCCCACTAAAAACGAAACTCCCACCTCCCCCCCAACTGCAGAAATTGTGAAGTCATCCCCCGAAGCAAAGTCGGAGGGGGACCAAtga